The genomic stretch GCGCACTGCGGGTTACCGCCGAGCTGCTTCAGGTAGTCGCCTATGATGGCCGCCAACGGTTGCGTAGCCCCTGCGAGCATGTTGGCGATACCGTCCAATATGCCAACTTTCGCTGCCGCAACCACTTCGGCCGGCAGGGCGTTGTAGCTGGTTTCAGTGACGAATCGAGCCAGCGTCTCGGTTGCTCCTGCCCCACTCTCAACTTGTTGCATGACGGCCTGGCCTCATCTGAACGATCAACGGTGTGGACGATGTCGCGCGCTGCATTGCATTCTAGCAATGCTGAGGTGATGCTCTTCATCGGGCGCCCGCATTTTCGAGCAGCGACTCCGGGTCGCATGCTGTGGTTCGCCGGCGGCTGCTGCGTAGAAATTCTGACAGGCGGAGCAATCGCCTTCCAAGGAGGGCCGAGTTGAGCGCGCGTTTCTCCGCGACTCAGTCCCAGGCAGCGTAGCACTTGTGTGCTACACTTTGCGCCTCCGATTGCGAGAGGGCCTCTCATGTCCACGACAACCATCCGTCTCCCGAAGGAGCTCAAGGATAAGGTCGCTCGCGCGGCAGAACGCGCAGGCAAAACGCCACATGGCTTCATTCTCGAGGCGATCGCCGAGAAAGCCGAGCTTGAAGAACGCCGAGCAGCTTTCGTCGAGAGCGCAGAGCAGCGCTATGCAAGCATCGTAGCCTCGGGGAGGACCGTGGCCTGGTCCGAGATGCGCCAATACCTGGAACATCGGATAACCGGTAGCCGAGCTGCCCGTCCCAAACCGCGCCGTGTCGCGCGATAAGCATGACCCGAATCGAGCTTGCTCCCGAGTTGACGGATGACTTCGATCGCATTCTGGAGCATCTCCTCGCACACGAAGTAGCAGATGCAGCCCCGCGCGTGGGTGAGATCATCCGTGCGATAGACATCCTCGAGCAAAACCCCTTGATCGGCCGGCCCGTTGAAGCGGGCCTCAGAGAGCTGGTGATCGGACGTGGCTCTCGCGGCTACGTAGCGCTGTATCGCTACGTGGAGGAGGTAGACATTGTGTTTGTCCTGGCCATTCGCGGTCAGAAAGAACTGGGGTATGGTCGAGAGCTGCCTTGAATGCTCGCTGCCGTGTATCGGAACGACAGTGAACGCCTGTGACCTGGTGAAGTTGCGGGTACGTGAGGTCTGCCACGGGGATCGAATCGCCGCCCGGGCGGTGCTTGGCACAAGCGCATAATGGGCGTCAATACCCCTCAGCATGACAGGAGGATGATATGGCAGTCAGCAACGTACCCAAGACGAAGAGCGTCCGCGAGCGGGTCGGCGAAGAGCAATGGCAGGCGCGCGTGGAGCTCGCGGCCGCCTATCGGCTGGTTGCCCAGCACGGCTGGACCAATCTGGTGAACAACCATATCTCGCTGCGCGTCCCGGGGGCCGAGGACGAGTTCCTGATCAACCCGCACGGGCTTCTCTACGAGCAGATCACGGCCTCGAGCCTGGTCAGGATCGACGTCGACGGCAACATCCTCGACGAGACCCCTTATAAGGTGAACCGGGCTGGGTTCGTCATCCACAGCGCGATCCACATGGCGCGCAAGGACCTGCACTGCGTGCTGCATACGCATACGATGCCGGGCCAGGCCGTCTCGGCGCTCGATTGCGGGTTGCTGCCGCTCAACCAGGCCGCCATGCGTTTCTACAACCGCATCGGCTACCACGACTTCGAGGGCATCGCGACGGACGTGGACGAGCGTGAGCGGATCGTCGCGGACCTGGGGCCGCACCAGTGCCTGATCATGCGCAATCACGGCTTGCTGAGCTCGGGTGCGGACTGTGGCGAGGCGTTCCACCTCATGTATCACCTCGTACGCTCGTGCGAGACGCAGTTGCTCGTGCTGGGCTCCGGCCAGCCCTACAGCGTGCCGCCGGCGGAAATCTGCGAGAAGACCGCCGGCCAGTACTGGAGCAGCGGGCGGCGCCTGGGACAGCTCGACTGGCCGGCGCTCATGCAGCGGCTCGACGCGACGGACCCGTCGTACAGAGACTGAGGGTGCCGGTCACGCTGTTCCACTGTGGCTTTGATTCGGCCATCGCAAGGAGGAGCGTCTTCGACCATGCGGTCATGAGAGAACTGCGAGCGAGCGCGGCGGTCAATCCCGCATGGCCAGGACGCAATTGAGCAAGCGCGTTCCGCTTCCCCACCAACCGACGGAGAAGCTCACCCGGAAATTCACCGAGGATCAGCGGCGCCGGCGGGCGAAATGAAACATCTCTGGTGGCAGCGCGGCATCGTCTATCAGGTTTATCCGCGCTCCTTCATGGACGCGAATGGCGACGGCATCGGCGATCTGGCCGGGATCATCTCGCGCCTGGACTACCTGCACTGGCTGGGCGTCGACGCGCTCTGGCTCTCGCCGATCTATCCGTCGCCGATGAAGGATTTCGGCTACGACGTGTCCGATTACACCGCGGTCGATCCGCGCTTCGGCACGCTCGCG from Betaproteobacteria bacterium encodes the following:
- a CDS encoding ribbon-helix-helix protein, CopG family, whose product is MSTTTIRLPKELKDKVARAAERAGKTPHGFILEAIAEKAELEERRAAFVESAEQRYASIVASGRTVAWSEMRQYLEHRITGSRAARPKPRRVAR
- a CDS encoding type II toxin-antitoxin system RelE/ParE family toxin, translating into MTRIELAPELTDDFDRILEHLLAHEVADAAPRVGEIIRAIDILEQNPLIGRPVEAGLRELVIGRGSRGYVALYRYVEEVDIVFVLAIRGQKELGYGRELP
- a CDS encoding class II aldolase/adducin family protein, which gives rise to MAVSNVPKTKSVRERVGEEQWQARVELAAAYRLVAQHGWTNLVNNHISLRVPGAEDEFLINPHGLLYEQITASSLVRIDVDGNILDETPYKVNRAGFVIHSAIHMARKDLHCVLHTHTMPGQAVSALDCGLLPLNQAAMRFYNRIGYHDFEGIATDVDERERIVADLGPHQCLIMRNHGLLSSGADCGEAFHLMYHLVRSCETQLLVLGSGQPYSVPPAEICEKTAGQYWSSGRRLGQLDWPALMQRLDATDPSYRD